The sequence ATCGGCTTTTGCTGTTGTCACCAATACCGCACTTAGGCCAAACGTCGTTGCCGCGGTCTGGCCTGCATATAAATCCTCAGGCACCACCGATTGGACGTAATAAGGATAACGCGTCTGTAACGCCGCAATCTGCTCGGTCGACAAACTGACCAACTGCCCATCACAGCGCGACAAACTATTTCTGATATTATCATTCGGATGCCCAACCATATAGACCGTTGCATGAATTTCACCACTGCAAAGGGCATCCAATGCTGCGTCAGGTGACAGCTCCCGCGTTGATGCGAAATGGTTCACATCAAGCATCAAAGCATCTAGCAAGCGACGCATATTGAGATAGCTTCCTGAATTCAGCCCACCCAAATTAATGGTCTTACCCGCCAAATCATCGAAGGTTTTAATCCCTGATTTTTGTGTAGCAACAATCGTAAACATTTCTTGGTGCAACGAAAACATGACGCGCAATTGGTCATTGGCTTTATCAGCAAACGCCCCCGTTCCGTTATAGGCCGCAATTAACGTATCAGACTGCACAATACCCAAATCCATTGTACCCGCCGCCAATAATTGCAAATTATCAACCGAGCCACCTGTCGGTTGCGCAAAGCAGATAGATTTTTTCCCGTCGTCACGCGCCTCTTTCATATAACGGCAAACCGCACCACCCACTGGATAATACGCACCACCCGTGCTACCCGTGCCAATTTTAATAATATTGCCCTGACTCATCGCCAGCGCAGGTAGGCACATCGCTACCCACAATAAAATATTTAATCTATGTCTTCGTCTCATTTTTTTATTCAACCTTGAAAGTATTTTTGAATCATCTGCTATATGAATTAATACAGTATATCAGAAACCCGTATTTGAAAAAGCTTTTACGCCGTCACATTTATTGAATTTTTACATACAAGAAAAACAAATTTGTTATATAATATAGCCTCGTCAATAAGAGCCAATTGTTTTAACAGGCTTTTTTGTCGAAATTAACTCTATAAAAAAACGATAAAGCTTTTATCTAAAGGAGAAAAATACATGAAAAATGTAGTTAAACTATCATTACTAAGTGCAGCAATTGCGACAGGCTCTATGGCAATCGCTGAGGAACAAAAATTTGTCACCATCGGTACTGGTGGTCAAACTGGCGTCTATTACGTTGTTGGACAGTCTATCTGCCAATTGGTTAACCGCTCAATTTCTGAGCATGGCATCAAGTGTAATGCACCCTCAACAGGCGGCTCCGTGGCTAACATCAACGCCATCGGCGCGGGTGAGCAAGACATGGGTGTAGCACAATCAGACTGGCAATACCATGCCTATAACGGCACTGCGCCAGATAAAATCGCTGAAAACAAAGAAATCCGTGCTGTATTCTCTGTTCACGCCGAGCCATTAACGGTTGTTGCACGTGCAGACTCTGGTGTCACGCACATGAATGAAATCAAAGGCAAGCGCGTTAACATTGGCAACCCAGGCTCAGGTACACGTGGTACCACCGAAGTTGCGATGGAAGCACTCGGCCTATCTGCTGGCGACTTAGCACTTAGCTCTGAGCTAAAAGCAGCAGAAATGGCAGCAGCCCTTTGCGATAACAACCTAGATGTTATCACTTATGTTGTCGGTCACCCATCAGGTGCTATCAAAGAAGCTGGCGCATCTTGCGAATCGGTTGTTGTCCCCGTCACAGGCGAAGGCATCGATAAGTTAGTTGCTGACAACCCATACTATGCCAAAGCAACCATCCCAGGCGGCATGTATAACGGCACTGACGCAGACGTTGAAACGTTTGGTGTATATGCTACGTTTGTTAGCTCGACCAATACCGACGAAGAAACCATCTACCAAGTCGTTAAGGCTGTCTTTGACAACTTTGAGCGTTTCAAAAAGCTTCACCCTGCGTTTGAAGGGCTAAAAGAAGAAGACATGATTAAAAACGCCTTATCTGCACCACTACACGATGGCGCGATTAAGTACTACAAAGAAAAAGGCTGGATGTAATCAGCTGCCAAAGAAAAAGCAGGGGCAATCCCTGCTTTTTCTTTTTATAACAACATAAAACAAATAACTAAAAATAAGCATTATTAAAAACAAACATTTGGTCATTTAAAGAGAGGCTGATTATGAGTACAAAAACCAATCAAATGTCAGAGACCGAGCTGCAAGATTTAGTTGCCTCGACTGACACCGGCGGGCGAAACCCTGGTGGTTTTCCTGCAAAATTGATTATTTGGGTAGCGATTGCATGGTCATTATTCCAATTATATTTTTCATCGCCATTGCCCTTTATCTTTCAGGCATGGTTAAACGGGCAAGGCATTAGCCTCAATGTCGCATTGGATGATACCAAAGCACGCTCTATACACTTGGCATTTGCTTTATTTTTAGCCTTTTTATCTTACCCTGCTTTTAAATTTTCACCGCGCCACAAAATCCCTGTTCCAGATTGGGGATTAGCGGTTATCGGGGCTTTTTTAGGCGCCTATTACTTTATTTTTTATCACGGCATCGTCAATCGCCTTGGCACACCAAATACCATGGATATTATTGCAGGTATTGCGGGAATTTTGATTTTGCTAGAGGCCACTCGCCGTGCGTTAGGGCTCCCGCTGGCCATTATTGCCATTGTCTTTATCTTGTTTAATTTCGCAGGCCCTCATCTACCACAACTCGTTGCGCATAACGCCAATCGAATCACAACCATTATCAACCAGCAATGGCTAACAACCGAAGGGGTGTTTGGTATTGCACTCGGTGTCTCGACCAAGTTTGTTTTCTTATTCGTGCTCTTTGGCGCTTTACTAGACAAAGCGGGCGCGGGGAATTATTTTATCAAAACCGCGTTTTCCTTGATGGGTCATTTCCGTGGTGGCCCCGCCAAAGCAGCGGTTATCGCCTCTGCTTCTACTGGTTTGATTTCAGGCTCTTCTATCGCCAATGTCGTCACCACAGGAACGTTTACCATCCCTATGATGAAACGCGTTGGGTTTTCATCAGAAAAATCTGGTGCTGTCGAAGTCGCCTCATCGGTCAACGGTCAAATCATGCCACCTGTTATGGGTGCGGCGGCGTTTTTGATGATTGAATACGTGGGTATTAGTTATTTTGAAGTCGTCAAACACGCCATCATCCCTGCGCTCATTTCATACATTGCGCTAGTGTATATCGTGCATTTAGAAGCACTAAAAGCGGGCATGAAAGGCCTTGACAGACCCAAAGCCCCGCCGCCAGTACTGACACGCTTGTTTATTTGGGCGACCATTATCGTTGGCATCCTCATTCTTTCTGTTGTCTTAAAGTATGGATTAGGCTTTATCAAAGACATTTTTAAAGACCAATCACTGTATGCGGTCGCGGTGCTGATTTTGGGCGCTTACATTGGACTTGCTTGGTGGTGCGCCAAATTCCCTGTCCTAGAGCTTGATGACCCGAATTCAGAAGTCACTGTGCTACCTTCGGTCAAAGAAACCGTCAACTCAGGATTGCACTTTTTACTACCGGTCGTTGTGCTAATTTGGTGCTTGATGGTAGAGCGTATGTCGCCTGGCGCATCGGCTTATTGGGGCGCGGTAACATTAATCTTTATCTTACTAACACAGCGCGCTTTGTTTGCCTTTTTCCGTAACCAAGGCGAATACGGCAACAATCTGAAACTCGGCTTTGCCGACCTGCTTTCTGGTTTAGAAACGGGCGCGAGAAACATGATTGGTATTGCCATTGCAACCGCAACCGCAGGCATCATTGTCGGTGTTGTTGCCCTGACTAATATTGGCGCACCACTTGCACAAGTCGTCGAAATCATTTCAGGCGGTAATATTTTAGTGATGCTCATTATGGTTGCGTTTTTGAGTCTTATTCTTGGGATGGGGCTTCCAACGACTGCTAACTATATCGTGGTTTCGTCGCTACTCGCAACCGTTGTTGTCGAAGTTGGCCGGCAAAACGGGCTCGTTGTCCCCTTGATTGCGGTGCATTTGTTTGTCTTTTATTTCGGCATTATGGCCGATGTCACCCCACCCGTCGGGCTCGCGTCATTTGCGGCCGCGGCGGTCTCTGGCGGCGATCCGATTAAGACAGGATTCATTGCCTTTTTCTACAGCTTACGAACGGCTATTCTTCCGTTTTTGTTTATTTTCAACACGGACTTACTGCTGATTGATGTCACCGCGGCGCAGGGGGTACTGGTCTTTATTGTCGCCACCGTCGCGATTCTGGTCTTTACCGCGGCATCACAGGCTTATTTCTTTGATCGCTGTAATATAGTTGAAATTTTGGTTTTATTACTCATTGCTTTCACCTTATTTAGACCAGGATTCTTTATGGAGCGTATTTCACCATCATACGACACCGTCAACGCGTCTGATTTTGTATCAGCATTAGCAGATGCCCCGACTGATCGCGAGATGATTGTAGAGATTAGCGGCCTCAGTGATATTGGCGAGCCGATTACTTTCTATACACCATTGCCGATTGCGGGGGCATCAGCAGAAGAGCGTCTAGATAATCTGGGTGTCACCCTAATCAACAAAGACGGCAAAGTCATTGTTGACGATGTGACCTTTGATTCTCCTGCCAAAAAAGCAGGGCTAGACTGGGATCAAGAAATTCTAAGCGCAAGAATTCCAAAAGCCAGCTACTTACCCAAGGAGCTACTATACATCCCAGCACTCGGCGTGTTGGCTGCGATTGGCTTCTTACAGGCAAAACGCCGCCGCAAAAAGCTTGCCGCTGCGACTATCTAATGGAGAAACGACATGTTTAAGAATGTATTACTTGCTATCGACTTAAATCACAAAAACCAGCATCAGGCCGCGATAGACGCGGCCAAGCAACACGCTGAAATGGGCAGTCAGTTGTATGTTGTCTCTGTCATCCCATTAATCGAAACCGAAGGATTTGTCTCCTCTTTTCTACCACAGGGCTATGACAAAGCACTCATAGAAAAAGGGCAAAATGTGTTGCGTGAATTCACCCAAACACACCTGAGCGGCGTTGATAATATCAAACACTTAGTGACGCACGGCAAAGTCTACGAACGTATTGTAGAAATGGCTGAACAACTGAGCATTGATTTAATTATTACCACTGCCAACAACCCAGTTGATCCAAAGCACCCCAACAATTTTGGACCTAATGTCGCCCGCATTTCACGTAATGCGGGATGCTCGGTACTGATTATTCGATAGCGTGTCACTGGTCGGTTTGACCAGTTGACTTTAATAATTTGTGTTGCCGATTAGTTAGCCTATTGGTGAGCCGATTATTTAGTATTGGCTACATATTGGCTACGCATTGATCGCGTATTGATTAGGGTTGGTTAGGGCTTCACAAAAAAGTTACGAAGCCAACACGCTATTTATTGCCTATTCGTGGTAAAATCCCTCATTTAGTGACTACTTTAGATGAGGGATTTTTTATGACCAAGGTCAAGCTTTCTTTAGCGATTACCCTGGCGCTGGCTTTTTCTAGCCACGCACAAACCAACACAAACACCATCCCACCTGCGCCGCAGTCCGCGCCAGGTCAATGCCATGCACTGGTTAATGTCCCTGCAAAGCTCACCTCGACGGTTGCCGAAATCATCAGCCAAGAAGCGGGTGAAACCCTAGAGGTCATTCCCGCCAAATACGAATGGGTAGAAAAACAAATCCCTATTTCAGAGGAAGAAAAATCCTTTGAAATCGTGCCAGCCACCTATAAAACCATCGAAGAACAAGTCTTGGTTGAGCCTGAGCGTAAGGAATTTGAAATCATCCCCGCTAAGTTCGAAGAAACCAGCGAAGAGATTTTAGTCAAACCCGCCATACGTGTTTGGCAACGCGCCCAAGGCGGTGCAGCAGCACTCACGGGGGAAGTGATGCGTTTGGTAGAAATTCCCGCCGAATATGAAACCGTTGTCAAGCGCAAAATGGTTGCCCCACCACAAATACGCGAAGTCATCATCCCTGCGGTTTTCGCAAGCGTTGAAAAAAAAGTCGTCGACACACCCGCTACCACTCGTGAAGTATTGATTCCCGCTGAATTCAAAACCATTCGCGTTAAAGAATTAGTCGAAGAAGCGCAAGAAATCAGAACACCAACCCAAGCAGAAATGCAACAAATCACCAAACAAGAAGTCGTAGAAGAAGCCCAATTCAAGTGGCAACGCGTCCCTTGTGAAAGCGATTTGAACGAAGAAAACATTATTGCGATTCAAAAGGGGTTGCGTGCCGCAGGCTACGACATCACCGCGGATGGAAAATTTGGCGCTGGCTCACTTGAGGCACTAGAGAAATACCAAGAGGCCAAAGGGCTTGCAAAAGGTGCGATTACTATTGAGACCATGCGCAACCTCGGCGTTAACATTGATTAATCTGCTGACTAATCTGCTGGCTAGATATTGACTAAACGCTAAGCGCCACGGCAATATTGACAATCGTGGTAACCGTGACAATCGTCAATATCAGCCTATGCCGTCCTATATCAGCCTATGTTAACCTATGCTAGCCAATCAAATACCAGCCAATAAGATGCCAGCCAATAGCAAAATGAGTCTGCGTAATGCAATTTGAACTCCTTAACACAGACGACCACGCACGCCGTGGTCGTCTGACGTTGTCGCGTGGCGTGATTGAAACACCCGTGTTTATGCCAGTTGGCACGGTAGGCACAGTTAAATCACTCACCCCGGCAACACTCAAATCGTTTGACACGCAGATTATCTTAGGAAATACATTTCATCTTTACCTGCGCCCTGGCTTGGACGTCATTCGCGCCCACGGCGGATTACATGGATTTATGGGATGGGATAGACCCATTCTCACGGACTCAGGCGGATTCCAGGTATTTTCTTTGGCTAAAAAGCGTAAAATCAACGAAGCGGGCGCTATTTTCGCATCGCCCGTGGACGGTAGCAAGGTCATGCTATCTCCCGAAATTTCCATGCAGATTCAAACAACACTCAATGCCGATATCGTCATGATTTTTGATGAATGCACCCCGTATCCCGCCAGCAAAAACACCGTCAATGAGTCCATGCAACTCTCACTGCGCTGGGCGGCCCGTTCTCGTGATGCGTTCGACCAACTCAACAATCAAAATGCATTGTTTGGCATCGTTCAGGGCGGTATGCATGCAGACTTACGACAAGAATCAGCATCCGCCTTGCAAGATATCGGTTTCGATGGCTATGCCCTTGGTGGACTCGCGGTTGGCGAAGACTTTGCCATTCGCAATGAAATGGTGTCACACATTACACCGATGCTACCAGCTGACAAGCCACGATATTTGATGGGCGTTGGAAAGCCCAAAGACATTGTTGAAGCAGTTAAACGAGGGGTTGATATGTTTGACTGTGTCATGCCCACACGAAACGCGAGAAATGGCAGCTTATGGACACAATTTGGTGAGTTAAAAATTCGCAATTCACGCTATAAAATGGACACAAATCCGCTTGATTCTGATTGTTCGTGTTATACTTGCCAAAATTTTTCGCGGGCTTATCTCCATCATCTGGATAAAACCAAAGAGATACTCGGTGCACAACTTAACACCATCCATAACGTGCACTACTATCTAACCCTGATGCAACAAATACGAGATGCCATCGAATCTAACCAATTTGACGCGTTCTGTGAACATTTTTACGCGCAATATGCGGTTGGCATTACGCCATAAATTGATAAAATAAACAAACAAAAACCATTATTTTAGAGAGGTAAATGATGATTTCTATTGCACACGCACAAACAGCAGGCCAATCAGGCTCAGGCGAAAGTTTCACGACATTAATTATGTTGGTCGCGATTTTTGCGATTTTTTATTTTTTGGTCATTCGCCCGCAACAAAAAAAACAAAAAGAACTTCGTGGTCTCATTGAGGCACTCAAAAAAGGTGACGAGGTACTAACCGCTGGTGGCATTGTCGGTCGCATTGTTGACTTAGACGAGCAATTCATCGACCTTGAAATTGCGCCAAACACCACCATTAAAATGCAAAAGAATACGGTGATTAATTTGCTCCCTAAGGGTAGTTACAAAGGTGGTAATGGTGGCAGTGGCAAAAACCAAAAATAACCCGACATCAATACAATTAAACACAAAATAAACTTAATCACGCAATAAAAACGCTGTTATGCCAGACAGGTTAGTTTACCTGTCTTGGTTTATTTCTATGGAAACGACACAATGAAACACTACCCACTTTGGAAAATTGTCTTAGTCTTTGCTGCCATCGCACTCGGATTCATCTACGCTTCGCCGAATTTATATCGCGATCAACCAGCGATACAGCTCAAACCCATTAGCGAGCAAGACAGCCTGAATCTTGCCGAAGGAAATAAACAACAACAAATAGAGACCTTACTTAACAACCAGCGTATTGCCTTTGAAAAAATCACGGTTGGCGAAGACAGGCTGATTGCCATATTTCCTGATGCCACCAACCAAGCCCAAGCCAAAGCCGTTTTTGAAGCTGAACTGAGCAGCCAATACTATACAGCACTCACACTAGCACCCAATAGCCCAGACTGGTTACAGTCTCTGGGGCTAAAACCCATCAACAAAGGACTCGATTTGCGCGGCGGCGTTAGTCTGTTGCTTCAGGTCGATACCAGCCTGCTCATTGACCGCATGTCCGATACCAACCTACAAGACATCAAAGCCATGCTAGACGATGCCAGCATTGCCTACAACACCCTAAACCGTCAGCCCAATGGGGCCATCGACATTGCACTGGTTAATGCAGACGACAGAGCCAATCTGCAAAACCTGTTGTTTGAAAAGCGCCCCGACTTGTTAGTCACGCCAGATTTACAAAACCCGTCTAAATTAATCGCTGGCATTAGTGATGCAGAGCTCGAAAGACGCAAGCAAATCGCCGTTGAGCAAAACACCGTCACCTTACGGACTCGGATGAACAGCATTGGCGTTGCCGAGCCTTCGGTTACGCGCCAAGGCAGCGACCGAATTGTTGTCGAATTACCAGGTCTTTCTGATCCCAACGATGCCATCGCACTAATCCAATCAACGGCAACCCTCGAATACTACATGGTCGACGAAGAGTCGACTTCGTCAGGGCGCGGGCGGTTTGGTGTTAAGTTTTTGTACGACGAGAATAATCAACGGATTGCCCTTGATCGTCGTTTAATCATCTCAGGAGACAACATCATTGATGCCAGCTCATCCTACGACCAACAGCAAGGGCAGCACATCGTCTCGGTTGTTTTGGACGAAGCAGGCGCATCTAAAATGGGCGAAAACACACAGCGAAATGTCGGCAATCGCATGGCAGTTGTCTTTATCGAGTACAAACCCGTTCAGGAAAAAGCCGAAAACGGAGACACCGTCACCACCCTGCTCAAAGAGGAAAAAGTTATTTCTGCAGCAACGATCCAAGGACAATTTTCTAAACGCTTTCAAACCACAGGGAACTTCACCGCCACTGAAGCGCGAAATTTGGCGCGCAGCTTACGCTCTGGTGCACTTGCAGCCCCTGTATACGTCATTGAAGAACGCACCATAGGACCTAGCGCAGGCGAACAAAATATCCGCCAAGGAACACTCGCTATTATTCTCGGGTTTGTCCTCGTGATGATATTTATGGGGCTATATTACAAAAAATTCGGTCTCGTCGCCATTACCGCCTTGTTACTTAACGTCATCTTTATTATCGCGTTACTGTCCTTTATCGGGGCAACATTGACCTTGCCGGGTATTGCAGGCGTCGTTTTGACGATGGGGATGGCCGTGGATGCCAATGTCCTCATATTCGAACGCATCAAAGAAGAACTCAGGCTCAATAAATCGCCCAAAGAAGCCATCCAGTCAGGCTTTGATAATGCCTTCTCAACCATTATGGATGCCAATATCACCACCCTTATTGCGGCAGCTATTTTGTTCGCCTTTGGTACGGGGCCGATCAAAGGGTTTGCCGTCACACTATCGATTGGCATTCTAACGTCTATGTTTACCGCCATTGTCGTGTCTCGGTTTATCATCCATTACTGGCTTGATAAAAAGAAACAAATTAACGCACTGTCTATATAATTCAGGAGAAAGCCATGCAATTCGTATCAAAAAAATTAGCGAACCTGGATTTTAATTATTTGAGCAAAGTTAAAACAACTTTCTTTATTTCGTTGATTTTAATTGTCATTAGTATCTATTCATTATCGACTCAGTGGTTAAATCTAGGACTTGACTTTACGGGCGGTATCACTGTCGAGTTACAAGCAACACAAAATGTTGACACCGAAACCATTCGCAACACACTCGCTGAAAAAGGCTTTCCTGATAACCAAGTTGTCCATTATGGCACAGAAAGCACGATTCAAATTAAAATCCCACCCACACTAAATCAAGAAAGCGATGTCTCGACCGAATTACAACACGCCTTGGCTGACAGCGGTTATCAATTTACCTTTCTCGGGCAATCCTTAGTCGGCGCACAATTCGGGCAAGAGCTGGTTGATAAAGGGCTTTATGCGCTCATTATTGCCCTTGCGGGGATTATGCTTTACGTATCCATTCGCTTTCAATGGAAACTTGCATTGGGCGCGGTTGCCGCTTTGGCACACGACCTGCTGATTACACTGGGTTTTTTCTCGCTGACACAAATTGAGTTTAACTTAACCGTCCTTGCCGCGCTACTTGCCGTACTGGGTTATTCTGTCAATGACACCGTGGTTGTATTTGATCGTATTCGAGAAAATTTTCGCCTTATGCATCAGGAAAACGAATTCAATATTACCAATCAATCAATCAACCAAACGATGCCAAGAACATTAATCACATCAACCACAACGCTACTGTCGGTTGCTGCACTGGCGATTTTTGGCGGCCCTATTTTGTTTGGTTTTTCTTTGGCGTTAATTGTCGGCATCTTAATCGGAACGTATTCGTCGATATTTGTTGCGAGCGCTTTGGCGATGCAGCTTAAGCTTAGCAAAGACGACCTAACCCCCAAAGCACCTGAAGACATTGATGATTTACCTTAAAAAAATCCCTGATTTATTCAGCGTTGCCTTAAGCAAAGCTCCCACTCGCCAATGACCCAATAAATAGTTAAGGCAAAAAATAGCTAGGCAAGAAAAAGCTACGCCGTTGTGGGCAAAAACGCCGCGACACAATCATTCAAAAAGCGCTGACCCTGAGCGGTTGGCGCAATCCACTGACCTTCCCATGTTAATAGCCCAGTGTCGACCAGTTTCATCAAAACAGGGGTTAGCGTATCCAATGAAACCAACCCACGGCTTGTTATTAAGCTTTGATTAAAGCCACCACAAAGCCGCAGGGCATTTAGCATAAACTCAAAGCCTTTCTCAGCGGTTGGCACTGGCGTTTCTTGACGTAAATTATCTGCGGCTAAGTATTGTTTCGGATGCTTAGGCTTTAGCGTACGAATGATGGTTTGACGGCCATCAATGCCTTCACCACCCGTTGTTATTTTTCCATGCGCGCCCGCACCAATACCTAAATAATCACCGTATTCCCAATAATTGACATTGTGCGCCGAAGTGCGCCCCTTTGTCCAAGCAGAGACCTCATAACGTCGAAACCCTGCTTCAACAAGCCTTTCACTGGCCAGTTCAAATGTGTCAATTATTTGGTCTTCTTCGGGTAGTCTAGGGGGGCGATGCGCAAAAGCGGTATTGGGCTCGATGGTTAATTGGTAATACGATAAATGTTCAGTCTCTGCCGCGATGCCTTGCTCAATATCGGCAAGCATTTGTGCAGCCGTCTGCAAAGGCAGCCCAAACATTACATCTATATTGATATTGTCAAAGCCTGTCGCCTTAGCTATTTCAACCGCACGTATTGCCTCGTCGCGATGGTGTATTCGCCCCAACGCTAACAATTGTCGATTATTAAAACTTTGTACCCCAATCGACAGGCGATTAACACCCGCTTGTCTATACGCTGCAAAATGGGCAGCATCCACCGT comes from Ostreibacterium oceani and encodes:
- the tgt gene encoding tRNA guanosine(34) transglycosylase Tgt; the protein is MQFELLNTDDHARRGRLTLSRGVIETPVFMPVGTVGTVKSLTPATLKSFDTQIILGNTFHLYLRPGLDVIRAHGGLHGFMGWDRPILTDSGGFQVFSLAKKRKINEAGAIFASPVDGSKVMLSPEISMQIQTTLNADIVMIFDECTPYPASKNTVNESMQLSLRWAARSRDAFDQLNNQNALFGIVQGGMHADLRQESASALQDIGFDGYALGGLAVGEDFAIRNEMVSHITPMLPADKPRYLMGVGKPKDIVEAVKRGVDMFDCVMPTRNARNGSLWTQFGELKIRNSRYKMDTNPLDSDCSCYTCQNFSRAYLHHLDKTKEILGAQLNTIHNVHYYLTLMQQIRDAIESNQFDAFCEHFYAQYAVGITP
- the secD gene encoding protein translocase subunit SecD; translation: MKHYPLWKIVLVFAAIALGFIYASPNLYRDQPAIQLKPISEQDSLNLAEGNKQQQIETLLNNQRIAFEKITVGEDRLIAIFPDATNQAQAKAVFEAELSSQYYTALTLAPNSPDWLQSLGLKPINKGLDLRGGVSLLLQVDTSLLIDRMSDTNLQDIKAMLDDASIAYNTLNRQPNGAIDIALVNADDRANLQNLLFEKRPDLLVTPDLQNPSKLIAGISDAELERRKQIAVEQNTVTLRTRMNSIGVAEPSVTRQGSDRIVVELPGLSDPNDAIALIQSTATLEYYMVDEESTSSGRGRFGVKFLYDENNQRIALDRRLIISGDNIIDASSSYDQQQGQHIVSVVLDEAGASKMGENTQRNVGNRMAVVFIEYKPVQEKAENGDTVTTLLKEEKVISAATIQGQFSKRFQTTGNFTATEARNLARSLRSGALAAPVYVIEERTIGPSAGEQNIRQGTLAIILGFVLVMIFMGLYYKKFGLVAITALLLNVIFIIALLSFIGATLTLPGIAGVVLTMGMAVDANVLIFERIKEELRLNKSPKEAIQSGFDNAFSTIMDANITTLIAAAILFAFGTGPIKGFAVTLSIGILTSMFTAIVVSRFIIHYWLDKKKQINALSI
- a CDS encoding TAXI family TRAP transporter solute-binding subunit, whose amino-acid sequence is MRRRHRLNILLWVAMCLPALAMSQGNIIKIGTGSTGGAYYPVGGAVCRYMKEARDDGKKSICFAQPTGGSVDNLQLLAAGTMDLGIVQSDTLIAAYNGTGAFADKANDQLRVMFSLHQEMFTIVATQKSGIKTFDDLAGKTINLGGLNSGSYLNMRRLLDALMLDVNHFASTRELSPDAALDALCSGEIHATVYMVGHPNDNIRNSLSRCDGQLVSLSTEQIAALQTRYPYYVQSVVPEDLYAGQTAATTFGLSAVLVTTAKADTDAIYNLTKAALENIAGLRTVHPTLSQLSAVRMASGQYEVPYHPGALQYLEEKSLLPQ
- the yajC gene encoding preprotein translocase subunit YajC, yielding MMISIAHAQTAGQSGSGESFTTLIMLVAIFAIFYFLVIRPQQKKQKELRGLIEALKKGDEVLTAGGIVGRIVDLDEQFIDLEIAPNTTIKMQKNTVINLLPKGSYKGGNGGSGKNQK
- the secF gene encoding protein translocase subunit SecF, with the translated sequence MQFVSKKLANLDFNYLSKVKTTFFISLILIVISIYSLSTQWLNLGLDFTGGITVELQATQNVDTETIRNTLAEKGFPDNQVVHYGTESTIQIKIPPTLNQESDVSTELQHALADSGYQFTFLGQSLVGAQFGQELVDKGLYALIIALAGIMLYVSIRFQWKLALGAVAALAHDLLITLGFFSLTQIEFNLTVLAALLAVLGYSVNDTVVVFDRIRENFRLMHQENEFNITNQSINQTMPRTLITSTTTLLSVAALAIFGGPILFGFSLALIVGILIGTYSSIFVASALAMQLKLSKDDLTPKAPEDIDDLP
- a CDS encoding universal stress protein, translated to MFKNVLLAIDLNHKNQHQAAIDAAKQHAEMGSQLYVVSVIPLIETEGFVSSFLPQGYDKALIEKGQNVLREFTQTHLSGVDNIKHLVTHGKVYERIVEMAEQLSIDLIITTANNPVDPKHPNNFGPNVARISRNAGCSVLIIR
- a CDS encoding peptidoglycan-binding domain-containing protein; its protein translation is MTKVKLSLAITLALAFSSHAQTNTNTIPPAPQSAPGQCHALVNVPAKLTSTVAEIISQEAGETLEVIPAKYEWVEKQIPISEEEKSFEIVPATYKTIEEQVLVEPERKEFEIIPAKFEETSEEILVKPAIRVWQRAQGGAAALTGEVMRLVEIPAEYETVVKRKMVAPPQIREVIIPAVFASVEKKVVDTPATTREVLIPAEFKTIRVKELVEEAQEIRTPTQAEMQQITKQEVVEEAQFKWQRVPCESDLNEENIIAIQKGLRAAGYDITADGKFGAGSLEALEKYQEAKGLAKGAITIETMRNLGVNID
- a CDS encoding TAXI family TRAP transporter solute-binding subunit, encoding MKNVVKLSLLSAAIATGSMAIAEEQKFVTIGTGGQTGVYYVVGQSICQLVNRSISEHGIKCNAPSTGGSVANINAIGAGEQDMGVAQSDWQYHAYNGTAPDKIAENKEIRAVFSVHAEPLTVVARADSGVTHMNEIKGKRVNIGNPGSGTRGTTEVAMEALGLSAGDLALSSELKAAEMAAALCDNNLDVITYVVGHPSGAIKEAGASCESVVVPVTGEGIDKLVADNPYYAKATIPGGMYNGTDADVETFGVYATFVSSTNTDEETIYQVVKAVFDNFERFKKLHPAFEGLKEEDMIKNALSAPLHDGAIKYYKEKGWM
- a CDS encoding TRAP transporter permease, whose protein sequence is MSTKTNQMSETELQDLVASTDTGGRNPGGFPAKLIIWVAIAWSLFQLYFSSPLPFIFQAWLNGQGISLNVALDDTKARSIHLAFALFLAFLSYPAFKFSPRHKIPVPDWGLAVIGAFLGAYYFIFYHGIVNRLGTPNTMDIIAGIAGILILLEATRRALGLPLAIIAIVFILFNFAGPHLPQLVAHNANRITTIINQQWLTTEGVFGIALGVSTKFVFLFVLFGALLDKAGAGNYFIKTAFSLMGHFRGGPAKAAVIASASTGLISGSSIANVVTTGTFTIPMMKRVGFSSEKSGAVEVASSVNGQIMPPVMGAAAFLMIEYVGISYFEVVKHAIIPALISYIALVYIVHLEALKAGMKGLDRPKAPPPVLTRLFIWATIIVGILILSVVLKYGLGFIKDIFKDQSLYAVAVLILGAYIGLAWWCAKFPVLELDDPNSEVTVLPSVKETVNSGLHFLLPVVVLIWCLMVERMSPGASAYWGAVTLIFILLTQRALFAFFRNQGEYGNNLKLGFADLLSGLETGARNMIGIAIATATAGIIVGVVALTNIGAPLAQVVEIISGGNILVMLIMVAFLSLILGMGLPTTANYIVVSSLLATVVVEVGRQNGLVVPLIAVHLFVFYFGIMADVTPPVGLASFAAAAVSGGDPIKTGFIAFFYSLRTAILPFLFIFNTDLLLIDVTAAQGVLVFIVATVAILVFTAASQAYFFDRCNIVEILVLLLIAFTLFRPGFFMERISPSYDTVNASDFVSALADAPTDREMIVEISGLSDIGEPITFYTPLPIAGASAEERLDNLGVTLINKDGKVIVDDVTFDSPAKKAGLDWDQEILSARIPKASYLPKELLYIPALGVLAAIGFLQAKRRRKKLAAATI